One genomic segment of Homo sapiens chromosome 14, GRCh38.p14 Primary Assembly includes these proteins:
- the MAPK1IP1L gene encoding MAPK-interacting and spindle-stabilizing protein-like isoform X1, with product MKMSDEFSLADALPEHSPAKTSAVSNTKPGQPPQGWPGSNPWNNPSAPSSVPSGLPPSATPSTVPFGPAPTGMYPSVPPTGPPPGPPAPFPPSGPSCPPPGGPYPAPTVPGPGPTGPYPTPNMPFPELPRPYGAPTDPAAAGPLGPWGSMSSGPWAPGMGGQYPTPNMPYPSPGPYPAPPPPQAPGAAPPVPWGTVPPGAWGPPAPYPAPTGSYPTPGLYPTPSNPFQVPSGPSGAPPMPGGPHSYH from the exons at gaaaaTGTCTGATGAATTTTCG TTGGCAGATGCACTACCTGAACACTCCCCTGCCAAAACCTCTGCTGTGAGCAATACAAAACCTGGCCAACCTCCTCAAGGCTGGCCAGGCTCCAACCCTTGGAATAATCCGAGTGCTCCATCTTCAGTGCCATCTGGACTCCCACCAAGTGCAACACCCTCCACTGTGCCTTTTGGACCAGCACCAACAGGAATGTATCCCTCCGTGCCTCCCACCGGACCACCTCCAGGACCCCCAGCACCCTTTCCTCCTTCCGGACCATCATGTCCCCCACCTGGTGGTCCTTATCCAGCCCCAACTGTGCCGGGCCCTGGCCCCACAGGGCCATATCCTACACCAAATATGCCCTTTCCAGAGCTACCCAGACCATATGGTGCACCCACAGATCCAGCTGCAGCTGGTCCTTTAGGTCCATGGGGATCCATGTCTTCTGGACCTTGGGCGCCAGGAATGGGAGGGCAGTATCCTACCCCTAATATGCCATATCCATCTCCAGGCCCATAtcccgctcctcctcctccccaagcCCCTGGGGCAGCACCACCTGTTCCATGGGGCACCGTTCCACCAGGAGCCTGGGGACCACCAGCACCATATCCTGCCCCTACAGGATCGTATCCCACACCAGGACTCTATCCTACTCCCAGTAATCCTTTCCAAGTGCCTTCAGGACCTTCTGGTGCTCCACCAATGCCTGGTGGCCCCCAT TCTTACCATTAA
- the MAPK1IP1L gene encoding MAPK-interacting and spindle-stabilizing protein-like, producing the protein MSDEFSLADALPEHSPAKTSAVSNTKPGQPPQGWPGSNPWNNPSAPSSVPSGLPPSATPSTVPFGPAPTGMYPSVPPTGPPPGPPAPFPPSGPSCPPPGGPYPAPTVPGPGPTGPYPTPNMPFPELPRPYGAPTDPAAAGPLGPWGSMSSGPWAPGMGGQYPTPNMPYPSPGPYPAPPPPQAPGAAPPVPWGTVPPGAWGPPAPYPAPTGSYPTPGLYPTPSNPFQVPSGPSGAPPMPGGPHSYH; encoded by the exons aTGTCTGATGAATTTTCG TTGGCAGATGCACTACCTGAACACTCCCCTGCCAAAACCTCTGCTGTGAGCAATACAAAACCTGGCCAACCTCCTCAAGGCTGGCCAGGCTCCAACCCTTGGAATAATCCGAGTGCTCCATCTTCAGTGCCATCTGGACTCCCACCAAGTGCAACACCCTCCACTGTGCCTTTTGGACCAGCACCAACAGGAATGTATCCCTCCGTGCCTCCCACCGGACCACCTCCAGGACCCCCAGCACCCTTTCCTCCTTCCGGACCATCATGTCCCCCACCTGGTGGTCCTTATCCAGCCCCAACTGTGCCGGGCCCTGGCCCCACAGGGCCATATCCTACACCAAATATGCCCTTTCCAGAGCTACCCAGACCATATGGTGCACCCACAGATCCAGCTGCAGCTGGTCCTTTAGGTCCATGGGGATCCATGTCTTCTGGACCTTGGGCGCCAGGAATGGGAGGGCAGTATCCTACCCCTAATATGCCATATCCATCTCCAGGCCCATAtcccgctcctcctcctccccaagcCCCTGGGGCAGCACCACCTGTTCCATGGGGCACCGTTCCACCAGGAGCCTGGGGACCACCAGCACCATATCCTGCCCCTACAGGATCGTATCCCACACCAGGACTCTATCCTACTCCCAGTAATCCTTTCCAAGTGCCTTCAGGACCTTCTGGTGCTCCACCAATGCCTGGTGGCCCCCAT TCTTACCATTAA